From Azospirillum brasilense:
GGCGTCTCCCCCTTCATCCTGCCCGCCCCGCTGCCGGTGCTGGAGGAGTGGGTGGCGCTGATACTCAGCGGGCGGGCCTGGAGCCACACGGCCATGACCTTCGCCGGCTCCGTGGCCGGCTTCCTCCTGGCGACCGCCTTGGGTGTGGCCGCGGGCATCCTGCTCTCGCTGTCGCCGACGCTGGAGCGCCTGTCGAAACCCTTCATCGTCGCCTTCCAGGTCCTTCCGAAGGTGGCGCTGATCCCGCTGTTCGTGGTGTGGATGGGGTTCGGCCTGGGCCCGAAGATTCTCACCTCCGCCATCCTGCCCTTCTACCCGATCATGATGAACACGCTGCTCGGCATCCGGTCGGTACCGGAAGGATTGCACGACGTGATGGCCTCCTTCGACGCCAGCCGCTTCCAGCTGCTCCGTCGCCTGGAGCTTCCCTATGCCCTGCCCTTCATCGCAACCGGCCTGGAGGTGGGCATCGTCCTGGCCCTCGTCGGCACCGTCGTGGCGGAATTCATATCCGGT
This genomic window contains:
- a CDS encoding ABC transporter permease, which translates into the protein MKKVRLRDAVWLPWLVTPCLLAAGLLAWHGVVTAWGVSPFILPAPLPVLEEWVALILSGRAWSHTAMTFAGSVAGFLLATALGVAAGILLSLSPTLERLSKPFIVAFQVLPKVALIPLFVVWMGFGLGPKILTSAILPFYPIMMNTLLGIRSVPEGLHDVMASFDASRFQLLRRLELPYALPFIATGLEVGIVLALVGTVVAEFISGSYGLGYLLVSRINSYETAQMFAIVLQLCLLGLVLYAGVAGLRRLLVPRLTPSRP